The window TTCGGTGGTCCCGGGGCACGCATCCGGCTGATCGGCGGCGACGCCCTGGCACTCGAGGAAGCCCTCGGGGCGAGCATCGACGTCGCGATCCACGACGCTCCGGTGGTCGAGGCCGGGTTGATCGAGATGCTCCCGTTCATCCGTGAGCAGTCGGTCTCGATCACCGCCCACCGGTTCGGGGACGTCGACGCGGACTTCGCCGACCTGCGCGTCTGACGTCCCCGGCTCGGGTCAGTCCTCGACGTCGCCGCCCTCTTCGTCCTCGACGCCGGTCTCGTCCATCCGGTCGCGCAGGTGGTCGGCCATCGCTCCGGCACCCTCGCCGTGGTGATCGTGGTCGACCTGCTCGATCAGGCCGTGCAGCTTCTCGTGGTTCGTGGCCTCGGTTGCGCCGTCCATGACGGGCTCGGTCTGCTCGTTGTCGCTCATGCCGCGGACGCTACGCCGTGGTGGCTGCGGACCGGTAGTGCAGTTCCACGGCACCGCCGGTGAAGGGCGTCGTCCCGACCAGTTCGAACACCGGGGTCGGTGCGGCGACCGGCAGGAGTGGGGCCCCGGCGCCGAGCGCCACCGGCATCACGGTGACGCGGAGCTCGTCGAGCAGCCCGGCCTGCTGGTACTGAGCGGCGAGCAGTCCACCGCCGACGACCCAGACGTCGCGCTCGCCGGCTGCCCGTTCGAGGTCGGCCTGGTGGTCCGCGACCTCGCCCGAGACGAAGTGCACCTCGGCGCCGTCCGGCACCGGCTGGTCGCGCGTGGTGAACA of the Curtobacterium sp. TC1 genome contains:
- a CDS encoding dihydrofolate reductase family protein, encoding MSTTYSVASSLDGFVAAPDDDLDWLLQFGFEPFQEHHDRFFAGIGAIVMGSTTYEWLLEHDDTWAYPDLATWVFTTRDQPVPDGAEVHFVSGEVADHQADLERAAGERDVWVVGGGLLAAQYQQAGLLDELRVTVMPVALGAGAPLLPVAAPTPVFELVGTTPFTGGAVELHYRSAATTA